A genomic window from Etheostoma spectabile isolate EspeVRDwgs_2016 chromosome 13, UIUC_Espe_1.0, whole genome shotgun sequence includes:
- the LOC116700312 gene encoding LOW QUALITY PROTEIN: olfactory receptor 2A12-like (The sequence of the model RefSeq protein was modified relative to this genomic sequence to represent the inferred CDS: inserted 1 base in 1 codon; substituted 1 base at 1 genomic stop codon) yields the protein MRVSEFVIVGFPSLQPEYFDLVAWFFFLYVTTVVGNLLLVVLFSLEHSLQKPMYIIMVSLALNFTTVALPKLIARYWWNDGSLGFHTCLFQKHMIHYFGSLNSLILLMMALDRYLAICFPFRYQMWMTNQTMTGLTLFCWAVAHIFIVISTINFTMMPFCGPNQIIQAFCDTLSLTALVCGDPSQQFSAAYASAMFILYVPLAFIIFSYICIIISVLHMASGQGRMKTFFTCATLGCIISIXYLPRFFXYSTPFFPNLKMTPDKRIVTILFYSLFPPLIKPFIYCLRTKEIKRLLTDGRWKSIMPSKHGQIAAIHTDK from the exons ATGCGTGTGTCAGAGTTTGTTATTGTGGGCTTCCCAAGTCTCCAACCGGAGTATTTTGACCTAGTGGCGTGGTTCTTCTTCCTTTATGTGACCACAGTGGTGGGAAACCTTCTGCTGGTGGTGTTGTTTTCTTTGGAGCACAGTCTCCAGAAACCCATGTACATCATCATGGTCAGCCTGGCCCTCA ACTTTACCACAGTGGCTTTACCCAAACTAATCGCTCGCTACTGGTGGAATGATGGGAGTCTTGGCTTTCATACATGCCTCTTCCAAAAGCACATGATCCACTATTTTGGCTCCTTGAACTCACTTATTTTACTGATGATGGCCCTGGACCGATATCTGGCCATCTGTTTTCCCTTTAG GTACCAGATGTGGATGACAAACCAAACCATGACAGGCCTCACGCTCTTCTGCTGGGCGGTGGCACacatctttattgtcatcagCACCATCAACTTTACCATGATGCCGTTTTGCGGGCCCAACCAAATCATACAGGCCTTCTGCGACACATTGTCTCTTACAGCTCTAGTTTGTGGGGACCCCAGCCAACAATTCAGCGCTGCCTATGCTTCAGCAATGTTTATTCTTTATGTTCCTTTAGCTTTCATCATCTTTTCCTACATTTGCATCATCATCTCAGTATTGCACATGGCTAGTGGACAG GGCAGAATGAAGACATTCTTTACCTGTGCCACCCTGGGCTGTATCATTTCTATCTAGTACCTACCACGTTTCT GATACTCTACACCTTTCTTTCCTAACCTCAAGATGACACCTGACAAGCGTATAGTGACCATCCTCTTCTACAGTCTTTTCCCTCCACTGATCAAGCCTTTCATCTACTGTCTGAGAACGAAGGAGATCAAGCGACTATTAACAGACGGAAGATGGAAGAGCATTATGCCTTCAAAGCATGGCCAAATTGCAGCAATTCACACTGACAAGTGA